One genomic region from Williamwhitmania sp. encodes:
- the rplL gene encoding 50S ribosomal protein L7/L12 has product MADLKKFAEDLVNLSVKEVNELAKILKDEYGIEPAAAAVAVAGPAAEGAAAVAEKTTFDVVLKAAGGAKLQIVKLVKEITNLGLKEAKELVDAAPKPVKEGVSKEEAESIKAQLEEAGAEVELK; this is encoded by the coding sequence ATGGCTGATCTTAAAAAGTTTGCAGAAGACTTGGTAAATCTGTCTGTAAAGGAAGTAAACGAGCTTGCTAAGATTCTGAAGGACGAGTATGGAATTGAGCCCGCTGCAGCTGCTGTAGCTGTTGCCGGTCCAGCTGCCGAAGGTGCTGCTGCTGTTGCTGAAAAAACAACTTTTGATGTTGTTCTTAAAGCTGCTGGTGGAGCAAAACTTCAAATCGTAAAGTTGGTTAAGGAAATTACCAACCTCGGATTGAAGGAAGCAAAGGAACTCGTTGACGCAGCACCAAAGCCAGTAAAAGAAGGTGTTTCGAAAGAAGAAGCTGAATCTATTAAAGCACAACTCGAAGAAGCAGGAGCCGAAGTTGAACTTAAATAG
- the rplJ gene encoding 50S ribosomal protein L10: MRKEDKGKIIESLAEQIQGSTHFYLADIGDLNATVTAELRRKCFEKEIKLVVVKNTLLRKALEKINFEHSEIFDVLSGHTSIMLSNTGNGPAKLIKDFAKKYSKPVLKAAYVEESVYVGSQNLDALVNIKSKEEVIGDVIALLQSPARNVIAALQSGGQKLSGVVKTLSERE, translated from the coding sequence ATGAGAAAGGAAGATAAAGGCAAGATTATTGAAAGCTTAGCTGAGCAAATTCAGGGAAGCACTCATTTTTACCTTGCCGACATAGGAGACCTTAACGCCACTGTTACAGCGGAACTCAGGAGAAAGTGCTTTGAAAAGGAGATCAAGTTGGTGGTTGTAAAGAACACCCTCTTGCGTAAGGCACTAGAAAAGATTAACTTTGAACATTCCGAAATTTTCGATGTTTTGTCTGGGCATACTTCTATTATGCTTAGCAATACCGGAAATGGACCTGCCAAGTTGATAAAGGACTTTGCAAAGAAGTATAGCAAACCCGTTCTTAAGGCTGCTTACGTTGAAGAATCAGTGTATGTTGGTTCTCAAAATCTTGACGCCCTTGTCAACATTAAGTCCAAGGAAGAGGTTATTGGCGATGTTATTGCGCTGTTGCAATCACCTGCACGCAATGTTATAGCTGCGTTACAATCAGGTGGGCAAAAGTTAAGTGGGGTTGTTAAAACCCTATCCGAAAGAGAGTAA
- the rplA gene encoding 50S ribosomal protein L1, translated as MTKVSKNKKIALSKVEAGKVYKLSEAAELVKELTYTKFDASVDIDIRLGVDPRKANQMVRGVVTLPHGTGKDVRVLVLCTPEKEQEAKDAGADFVGLDEYIEKIKGGWTDVDVVITSPNVMGKVGALGRILGPRGLMPNPKTGTVTMEIGKAVTDVKKGKIDFKVDKFGIVHSGVGKVSFSADKIIDNAHEFLSSVIKLKPSAAKGTYVKSIYLSSTMSPGIQIDPKSIAE; from the coding sequence ATGACGAAAGTTTCCAAGAATAAGAAGATTGCACTTTCCAAGGTTGAAGCTGGTAAAGTATACAAGCTCTCTGAAGCAGCTGAATTGGTTAAGGAACTTACCTATACCAAATTTGATGCATCAGTGGATATTGATATACGGCTCGGTGTTGACCCTCGAAAGGCAAATCAAATGGTTCGTGGAGTGGTTACACTACCTCACGGAACCGGTAAGGATGTTCGCGTATTGGTTCTTTGCACCCCCGAAAAGGAGCAAGAAGCAAAGGACGCTGGTGCTGACTTTGTTGGTCTTGATGAGTATATCGAAAAGATTAAAGGTGGTTGGACAGACGTTGACGTGGTTATAACCTCGCCAAATGTAATGGGTAAGGTTGGGGCGCTTGGAAGAATTCTTGGACCTCGCGGCTTAATGCCTAACCCCAAAACCGGGACAGTAACCATGGAAATTGGTAAGGCTGTTACTGATGTAAAAAAGGGTAAAATCGACTTCAAAGTTGACAAGTTTGGTATTGTGCACTCTGGCGTTGGAAAAGTATCCTTCTCTGCTGATAAAATCATCGATAATGCTCATGAATTTCTCAGCTCTGTGATCAAATTGAAACCATCTGCTGCTAAAGGTACTTATGTTAAGAGCATATACCTCTCTAGCACCATGAGTCCTGGTATTCAGATTGACCCCAAGTCGATCGCTGAGTAG
- the rplK gene encoding 50S ribosomal protein L11, with amino-acid sequence MAKEVAGLIKLQIKGGAANPSPPVGPALGSKGVNIMEFCKQFNARTQDRAGKVLPVIITVYSDKSFDFVVKTPPVAVQLLEIAKLKSGSAEPNRNKVASVTWEQVRQIAQDKMPDLNCFTIESAMRMVAGTARSMGITVSGEFPG; translated from the coding sequence ATGGCTAAGGAAGTTGCTGGATTGATTAAGCTGCAAATCAAAGGTGGAGCAGCCAACCCATCACCACCCGTAGGACCCGCACTGGGCTCTAAAGGGGTGAACATTATGGAGTTCTGCAAGCAGTTTAACGCCAGAACTCAGGATCGCGCCGGCAAAGTGTTACCGGTTATCATTACTGTATACTCTGACAAGTCTTTTGACTTTGTTGTAAAGACCCCTCCCGTTGCCGTGCAGCTGTTGGAAATTGCTAAGTTAAAATCAGGCTCGGCCGAACCAAACCGAAATAAGGTTGCCTCCGTTACGTGGGAGCAGGTTCGCCAAATTGCACAAGATAAAATGCCCGATTTAAACTGCTTTACCATCGAATCTGCTATGCGAATGGTTGCTGGAACTGCCAGAAGTATGGGTATCACCGTTAGCGGCGAATTCCCTGGTTAG
- the nusG gene encoding transcription termination/antitermination protein NusG: MSEGDKKWYVLRAIGGKEKKVKEYIESEVNRLNLQNFVTQVLIPTEKIYQIRNGKKISKERIFYPGYILIEAALVGEIPHMLRNVPNVIGFLGDAKGTGDPTPLRQNEVNRILGRVDELTGGEEELTTPYFVGETVRVIDGPFNSFTGSIEEVNEEKKKLTVMVKIFGRKTPLELGFMQVEKE, encoded by the coding sequence ATGAGCGAGGGTGATAAGAAATGGTATGTTCTGAGAGCGATTGGGGGGAAGGAAAAGAAGGTAAAGGAATATATCGAAAGTGAGGTTAATAGACTTAACCTCCAGAATTTTGTGACCCAAGTTCTTATCCCTACTGAGAAGATTTACCAGATTCGTAACGGTAAAAAGATCAGTAAGGAGAGAATTTTTTACCCTGGATATATTTTAATCGAGGCTGCGCTAGTGGGAGAGATTCCGCACATGTTGCGAAACGTCCCTAACGTCATTGGTTTTTTGGGTGATGCCAAAGGAACTGGTGACCCTACTCCACTTCGGCAAAATGAGGTGAATAGAATACTCGGTAGAGTAGATGAGCTTACTGGGGGGGAAGAAGAGTTGACAACTCCTTACTTTGTTGGTGAAACCGTTCGAGTAATCGATGGTCCATTCAACAGCTTCACCGGATCCATTGAGGAGGTGAATGAGGAGAAGAAGAAGTTAACCGTAATGGTTAAAATCTTTGGAAGAAAGACCCCGCTAGAGTTAGGCTTTATGCAAGTAGAAAAAGAGTAA
- the secE gene encoding preprotein translocase subunit SecE, with protein MKINLYLKEAYNELVHKVTWPTWKELQNSAIVVMIASLLIAIVILAMDLTFKNLMHAIYSLLY; from the coding sequence ATGAAGATTAATTTATATTTGAAAGAGGCCTATAACGAGCTTGTTCACAAGGTGACCTGGCCAACCTGGAAAGAGTTACAAAACAGTGCAATAGTTGTCATGATTGCTTCCCTTCTTATTGCAATTGTTATACTCGCCATGGACTTGACTTTTAAGAACCTGATGCATGCGATTTATAGCCTGCTTTACTAA